The Rhododendron vialii isolate Sample 1 chromosome 6a, ASM3025357v1 genome includes a window with the following:
- the LOC131329741 gene encoding BTB/POZ domain-containing protein At1g55760 — translation MSDSAYRVETTSRLAQWRIDNLASCTYRKSDPFKMGKWNWHLAVEKNRMLFIKLYPEISNLTRDNPPIASFIIRVISSVGDRKALTHPEIIDKQIKNNDDFVWAIEVPLTGKFIIDVEFLDLKITSPDGGDPCSIWADGSALKNSDATALSSLGRMLTESIHTDIIINASDGSIGAHRAVLASRSPVFRSMFLHDLKEKELSAINISDMSIESCQVFLNYIYGNIAHDEFLTNRLALLQAADKYDISDLKEACHESLLEDIDAKNVLERLQNASLYQLPKLKGSCMRYLLKFGKIFDIREDFNSFLQCADRELIAEIFHEILAAWKGF, via the exons ATGAGCGACTCTGCTTACCGCGTTGAAACGACGTCGCGCCTCGCCCAATGGCGGATCGACAACTTAGCTTCTTGTACCTACCGCAAGTCCGATCCTTTCAAGATGGGCAAATGGAATTG GCATTTAGCTGTGGAGAAGAATCGAATGTTGTTCATTAAATTGTACCCAGAAATATCAAATTTAACAAGGGACAATCCCCCAATTGCATCCTTCATCATTCGAGTCATCAGCTCAGTGGGAGATCGCAAGGCTTTGACTCACCCAG AAATCATAGACAAGCAGATCAAGAATAACGACGATTTTGTGTGGGCAATTGAAGTTCCATTAACAGGGAAGTTCATCATCGACGTTGAGTTCCTTGATTTGAAGATCACATCTCCAGAC GGGGGAGATCCTTGCTCCATCTGGGCTGATGGTTCCGCGCTAAAGAACTCGGATGCGACTGCCCTTTCATCCCTCGGCAGGATGTTAACAGAAAGCATTCACACAGACATCATTATCAATGCTTCAGATGGAAGCATAGGAGCCCATCGCGCGGTTCTTGCTTCACGATCGCCTGTTTTTCGCAGCATGTTCTTGCACGACCTCAAAGAGAAGGAACTATCTGCCATTAACATCTCTGACATGTCAATCGAATCTTGCCAAGTGTTTCTCAACTACATCTACGGGAACATTGCTCATGATGAATTTCTCACCAACCGGTTGGCACTTCTTCAAGCAGCTGATAAATATGACATCTCGGATCTGAAAGAGGCGTGCCACGAGAGTCTTCTGGAAGATATTGATGCCAAAAATGTTCTTGAAAGGCTTCAAAATGCTTCTCTCTACCAATTGCCAAAACTGAAGGGCAGTTGCATGCGATACCTTCTGAAGTTTGGTAAGATATTTGACATTCGGGAGGATTTCAATTCCTTTCTGCAATGCGCAGATAGGGAACTCATAGCTGAAATTTTCCATGAAATTCTTGCTGCCTGGAAAGGGTTCTGA